In the genome of Mixta calida, the window ATTCAGATGGCGGGCGGATCGTCCGCCAGTCTGTTGATGATGGCGCTGCCGCTGGCAGAAAAAGATGCGCTGGCGCTGATGATGCTGGCGGGCGCAGCGCTCACGTTTCTGGCGTGGCGCTGCAGTAAAAAGATGCGCGGCTCGCTCACCGCGCTGTAACGCTTATTGCACGTCAACCGGCACCCGCGGCGCGAGCGCGCACATCAGCTCATAGCCAACGGTGCCGGCGCTGCTGGCCACCTCGTCAATTTTGATCTGATCGCCCCACAGTTCGACCTTCGATCCAATGCCCGCCTGCGGACAGGGCGTCAAATCGACCATTAGCATATCCATCGATACCGCGCCCAGCGTGTGCGTACGCACGCCGTCCACCATCACCGGCGTGCCGGTAGGCGCATGGCGCGGATAACCATCGGCGTAGCCGCAGGCGACGACGCCGATGCGCTGCTCCGCCTGAGCATGATAACGATAGCCGTAACCGACGCCCGCGCCCGCCTTCAGCGGCTGAACGCCGATAATATCGCTGGTCAGGGTCATCGCCGGTTTCAGGCCGGTGCCGGCGATATCCTGCCACTGACCACTTGGCGACGCGCCGTACAGCACAATGCCGGGGCGCACCCAGTCAAAGTGCGCTTCGGGATGCCAGAGCGTCGCCGCCGAATTAGATAACGAGCGCGGGCAGTTCAGCCCTTCTGCCGCCCGTTCGACCTGCTTCATTGGCTCGACAATGCCCTCTTCTCTTTCCGCCTCGGCGAAATGGGTCATGAGCGTCATTTCGCCGACATTGTCCAGCGCGCGCAGCTTTCGCCATACGTTATGCACCTGCTCCGGCAGAAAACCCAGCCGGTTCATACCGGTGTTCACCTTCACATAAATATCCAGCGGCGCGCTCAGCTGCGCCTCGGCGATCGCCTTAATCTGCCAGTTGCTGTGAACGCTGGTGGTCAGACGATAGCGATCCAGCAGTTCCAGCTCATCGCGGTGAAAAAAGCCTTCCAGCAGCAGGATCGGTTTTTTCCAGCCGCGCTCGCGCAGCAGAATCGCTTCTTCAAGGTTCAGCAGGGCAAACCCATCGGTATCGGCAAGATGTTGCCAGATACGATCGATGCCGTGGCCGTAGCCGTTAGCTTTTACAACGGACCAGACGCGGGAATGGGGCGCGGCCTGGCGAACAATCGCCAGGTTTTGCCGCAACGCAGCACTATGTATGGTTGCGACAATTGGACGTGACATAACCTCTCCTTGTAACTCGTTAACGTGTAACGTTAGCGTTATGCAGCTGCTGGTGGGTTACCGGCGAAAAACCGGGCAGATAACGCAGTACCGACAGGTCATCTGCGGCGATAGCCGGCTTTTTGCCAGAGATAATATCAGAAAGCAGCTGACCTGAACCGCACGCCATCGTCCAACCGAGTGTCCCGTGACCGGTATTCAAGTAAAGATTCTTCAGCGGCGTAGCGCCGACGATCGGCGTGCCGTCCGGCGTCATCGGGCGCAAGCCGGTCCAGAAGCTGGCCTGCTCGATATGGCCGCCGTTGGGATAGAGATCGCGCACCACCATCTCCAGCGTTTCGCGCCGCGCCGGCAGCAGCCGGGTATTGAAGCCGACGATTTCCGCCATGCCCCCCACGCGGATGCGCTGGTCGAAACGGGTAATGGCGACCTTATAGGTTTCATCCAGCACGGTAGAGACCGGCGCGCCCGCCTCATCGCGCAGAGGAATGGTCAGCGAGTAGCCTTTCAGCGGATAGACCGGAATTGACACGATATCTTTCAACAGCGCGGTGGACCAGGAACCAAAAGCGACCACATAGCTGTCCGCCGTCAACACTTCATTGCCGCACTTCACGCCTGCGATACGATTGCCCTCGCGCAGCAGCCGATCGACGGCGGTATTGAAGCGGAAAGTGACGCCCGCCTGCGCAGCCATCTCCGCCAGCCGCTGAGTAAACAGCTGGCAGTCGCCGGTTTCATCGTTCGGCAAGCGCAGCCCGCCGGTCAGCTTATGACAGGTCGCCGCCAGCGCTGGCTCTACGCGGGAGAGCTGCTGCGCCTCCAGCAGCTCGTAGGGCACGCCCGCCTCTTTCAGTACGGCGATATCCTTACTGGCGCTTTCATACTGTTGCGCGGTGCGGAACAGCTGCAGCGTGCCGCCCTGTCGTCCTTCATAACCGATGCCGGTCTGCTCGCGCAGCGCTTTGATGCAGTCACGGCTGTACTCCGCAATACGCACCATACGGCTTTTGTTTTCCTGGTAGTGACGGATATCGCAGTTGCGCAGCATCTGCCACATCCACTCCAGCTGGAAGCGGCTGCCGTCAAGACGGATCGCCAGCGGCGCATGGCGCTGAAACATCCACTTCATGGCCTTCAGCGGCACGCCCGGCGCCGCCCAGGGCGCCGCGTAACCCGGCGAGATCTGCCCGGCGTTGGCGGCGCTGGTTTCCTGCGCCGGCCCAGGCTGACGATCGACGACCGTGACTTCATGGCCTGCCTGCGCCAGATACCATGCGCTG includes:
- a CDS encoding D-amino acid dehydrogenase, with translation MRVVILGSGVVGVASAWYLAQAGHEVTVVDRQPGPAQETSAANAGQISPGYAAPWAAPGVPLKAMKWMFQRHAPLAIRLDGSRFQLEWMWQMLRNCDIRHYQENKSRMVRIAEYSRDCIKALREQTGIGYEGRQGGTLQLFRTAQQYESASKDIAVLKEAGVPYELLEAQQLSRVEPALAATCHKLTGGLRLPNDETGDCQLFTQRLAEMAAQAGVTFRFNTAVDRLLREGNRIAGVKCGNEVLTADSYVVAFGSWSTALLKDIVSIPVYPLKGYSLTIPLRDEAGAPVSTVLDETYKVAITRFDQRIRVGGMAEIVGFNTRLLPARRETLEMVVRDLYPNGGHIEQASFWTGLRPMTPDGTPIVGATPLKNLYLNTGHGTLGWTMACGSGQLLSDIISGKKPAIAADDLSVLRYLPGFSPVTHQQLHNANVTR
- the dadX gene encoding catabolic alanine racemase DadX translates to MSRPIVATIHSAALRQNLAIVRQAAPHSRVWSVVKANGYGHGIDRIWQHLADTDGFALLNLEEAILLRERGWKKPILLLEGFFHRDELELLDRYRLTTSVHSNWQIKAIAEAQLSAPLDIYVKVNTGMNRLGFLPEQVHNVWRKLRALDNVGEMTLMTHFAEAEREEGIVEPMKQVERAAEGLNCPRSLSNSAATLWHPEAHFDWVRPGIVLYGASPSGQWQDIAGTGLKPAMTLTSDIIGVQPLKAGAGVGYGYRYHAQAEQRIGVVACGYADGYPRHAPTGTPVMVDGVRTHTLGAVSMDMLMVDLTPCPQAGIGSKVELWGDQIKIDEVASSAGTVGYELMCALAPRVPVDVQ